One region of Polynucleobacter sp. Adler-ghost genomic DNA includes:
- a CDS encoding AAA family ATPase — translation MSQLEKLLNEQKVVFLNNDPFKGLLSMEVTEEIIQNIADAKFAWRQLIPEGHMVVICSKANGGKTTLMVHIAGEMAKAGYRVMYINADASASDIKDYKFHAMEYGYTLINPDLTNGTAEKVIEELRQISTAEGDFSKVVIVLDTLKKFGDMMNKTKSKQFNSLLRTLTTKGITVICLAHTNKHDDKEGKPIFEGTGDLRNDFDELIYLISVRNPDSTITVSTLKDKTRADIRDESFLITPDREVKRLDHHVDTLAINEYQKNLADDQPVIKFILEHISPISKTATELRTIAIDNKAGFSRSRIDAVLRRYCAGKSPDPKWTASPASTIGFKYGVIDPEYAEQLRKEWEV, via the coding sequence ATGAGCCAACTTGAAAAGTTGCTAAACGAGCAAAAAGTTGTTTTCCTCAATAACGACCCATTCAAAGGACTCTTATCTATGGAAGTTACAGAAGAGATTATTCAAAACATTGCTGATGCCAAATTTGCATGGCGGCAATTGATACCCGAGGGGCACATGGTAGTTATCTGCTCTAAAGCGAACGGCGGCAAGACCACTCTAATGGTTCATATCGCTGGCGAGATGGCAAAGGCGGGTTACAGGGTTATGTATATCAATGCTGATGCTTCAGCCAGCGACATTAAGGACTACAAGTTTCACGCCATGGAGTATGGATATACCCTTATTAACCCAGACCTGACTAATGGGACAGCCGAAAAGGTTATCGAAGAGTTGCGACAAATCTCAACGGCAGAGGGCGACTTCTCGAAGGTGGTGATTGTTTTGGACACCCTAAAGAAATTTGGGGACATGATGAATAAAACTAAGTCAAAGCAATTTAATTCACTACTCAGAACGCTGACCACCAAAGGCATCACAGTTATCTGCTTGGCTCATACGAATAAGCACGATGATAAAGAGGGCAAGCCAATCTTTGAAGGCACTGGCGACCTGAGAAATGACTTTGATGAATTGATTTACTTAATCTCAGTCCGAAATCCCGATAGCACCATCACAGTCTCGACCCTAAAGGATAAGACTAGGGCTGATATTCGTGATGAAAGTTTCTTGATTACTCCTGATAGAGAGGTGAAGAGGCTAGACCACCATGTAGATACTTTGGCAATCAATGAGTATCAAAAGAACCTAGCCGATGACCAGCCTGTGATTAAGTTCATCTTGGAGCATATCTCGCCTATATCCAAGACGGCGACTGAGTTACGAACTATCGCCATAGATAACAAGGCTGGCTTTAGCCGTAGCCGCATTGATGCGGTTCTCAGGAGATATTGCGCTGGCAAGAGCCCAGACCCTAAGTGGACTGCAAGCCCAGCCTCAACGATTGGCTTTAAGTATGGGGTTATAGACCCTGAATATGCGGAGCAACTACGAAAAGAGTGGGAGGTCTAA
- a CDS encoding type II toxin-antitoxin system HicA family toxin, giving the protein MHSKKLIELLKGDGWVLSRTKGSHHIFTHKTKSGHVCIPHPRKDLGMGLIEKILKQARLKEGS; this is encoded by the coding sequence ATGCATAGCAAAAAGCTAATTGAGCTTTTAAAGGGTGATGGATGGGTATTAAGCAGAACAAAAGGATCGCATCACATATTTACTCATAAAACAAAGTCTGGCCATGTCTGCATCCCGCATCCAAGAAAAGACTTAGGTATGGGGTTGATAGAAAAAATACTGAAACAAGCCAGATTAAAAGAGGGGTCTTAG
- a CDS encoding tyrosine-type recombinase/integrase, producing the protein METTFKFTLAATKDLKCLEGKQQTLYWDANIRGLGLRISQTGKKSFFFEKRLHGKTVRYPIGDIPFDKVQELAYDLQHKFALGIDPRQEREEKGLAQAKVKEQKKAQADRERLLVKDAWDDYIEYQKSLMPLKGLAKGKKWGERHLQDHLNMTQQGGIPHKRGSKVTVQGVLYPLLQLRLAEITPAVLKDWLNEERKTRPNNARQGFQMFRTFWGWCAKDDRYRAIVNRETVSEDSLLAILPSKNSKKDGDVLRKNNIADWFTAVQKLSNKVISAYLQCLLITGARRGELITLKWSDVDFKAKTVWLKDKIKTEGRYIPLNLYMEQLIDSLPRRNEYVFSSLEAKEGFITEPRIAHNQAIALAGIPHLSIHGLRRSFASLFIWAEQPDGAGARIQGHAPQSIRDKHYLDIPIELLAKWHNGYVDWLLTEAGIPLPTVEAKGLRVV; encoded by the coding sequence ATGGAAACCACCTTTAAATTCACCTTAGCCGCAACCAAAGACCTCAAATGCTTAGAGGGCAAGCAACAAACGCTCTATTGGGATGCCAATATCAGGGGCTTAGGTCTGCGTATATCTCAGACGGGTAAAAAGTCCTTCTTTTTCGAGAAGCGGCTTCACGGCAAAACAGTTCGCTATCCAATTGGCGATATTCCGTTCGACAAGGTTCAAGAACTTGCCTACGACCTTCAGCACAAGTTTGCCCTTGGCATTGACCCAAGACAGGAACGAGAAGAGAAAGGGCTTGCCCAAGCCAAAGTTAAAGAGCAGAAGAAGGCTCAGGCTGATAGGGAGAGGTTGCTTGTAAAAGATGCTTGGGATGATTACATCGAGTATCAAAAATCACTCATGCCGTTGAAAGGTCTGGCTAAGGGTAAGAAGTGGGGTGAGAGACATCTTCAAGACCACCTCAACATGACTCAGCAAGGCGGCATTCCTCACAAGCGAGGTAGCAAGGTAACAGTGCAAGGAGTTTTGTATCCGTTGCTTCAGTTAAGGCTTGCAGAGATAACCCCAGCCGTGTTGAAAGATTGGCTTAACGAAGAGAGAAAAACACGACCCAACAACGCACGGCAAGGCTTCCAGATGTTTAGAACATTTTGGGGGTGGTGTGCCAAGGATGATAGATACAGAGCGATTGTGAATCGTGAGACTGTTTCTGAAGATAGTCTTTTAGCAATATTGCCTAGCAAGAACAGCAAGAAGGATGGCGATGTATTACGAAAAAATAATATTGCCGACTGGTTCACTGCGGTTCAAAAATTATCTAACAAAGTTATCTCCGCATATCTTCAGTGCTTACTGATTACTGGCGCAAGAAGAGGCGAGTTAATCACCCTGAAATGGTCTGATGTGGACTTCAAAGCCAAGACTGTGTGGTTAAAGGACAAGATTAAGACTGAGGGTCGCTACATCCCTTTAAATCTGTATATGGAGCAGTTGATTGATTCATTACCCAGACGGAACGAGTATGTATTTAGCAGTCTGGAGGCGAAGGAAGGATTTATTACTGAGCCTCGAATTGCGCATAACCAAGCCATCGCATTGGCTGGCATACCTCACCTATCAATTCATGGATTAAGAAGGTCTTTTGCATCGTTGTTTATTTGGGCTGAACAACCTGATGGTGCTGGGGCAAGAATCCAAGGTCATGCGCCGCAAAGTATTAGAGATAAGCACTATCTTGATATACCAATCGAGTTGCTTGCTAAGTGGCACAACGGCTATGTTGATTGGCTTTTAACTGAAGCGGGTATTCCATTGCCGACAGTTGAAGCAAAAGGATTGCGGGTTGTATAG
- a CDS encoding type II toxin-antitoxin system HicB family antitoxin: protein MKYPIAIEPGSEKNAWGVVVPDLPGCFSAADIGLDEAIDQAKEAIELWIEMALDGGQVIPKPSSLRELQKKKEFKGWVWAIVEIDPALLSDEIERINITLPKKVLARLDAKAKKAGENRSAFIAHLALTA, encoded by the coding sequence ATGAAATATCCAATAGCGATTGAGCCAGGCAGTGAGAAAAACGCATGGGGAGTTGTTGTTCCAGATTTGCCTGGTTGTTTTTCTGCTGCTGATATCGGTCTTGATGAAGCAATAGATCAGGCTAAAGAGGCTATAGAGCTTTGGATTGAGATGGCTTTGGATGGGGGCCAAGTAATACCAAAGCCTAGCTCCTTAAGGGAGCTGCAAAAGAAAAAAGAATTTAAGGGCTGGGTTTGGGCAATTGTAGAAATTGATCCAGCATTGCTTTCGGATGAAATTGAGAGAATAAATATCACTCTGCCAAAAAAGGTTTTGGCTAGGTTAGATGCAAAAGCAAAAAAGGCTGGAGAAAACAGATCTGCATTCATTGCGCATTTGGCGCTAACTGCTTGA
- a CDS encoding toprim domain-containing protein, with translation MNNSFQDFIRSHGFEPKPEIFAGKFIRFGRNNSVSAKLFDDGLAGYLHDWRTGEKYFWFANQNDSSSADYAKRKAQSEALKKAHDAKRKLAYVQASKRAEELFSKASEASASHPYLIRKQVGAYGIRAIEDSLLIPVYSVLGDIQTIQFIDTEGNKKFLKGGQMQAGCHFIGEIREGKPIYVAEGYATAASVYEDTQCLTIVAFNAGNLINVASALREQLPNVQIVIAGDADSVGKAYAEKASAAVNGLILIPDFGQNTEGYTDWNDYFTKGARA, from the coding sequence ATGAATAATTCTTTTCAAGACTTCATTCGTTCACATGGGTTTGAGCCTAAGCCTGAAATCTTTGCTGGCAAATTTATTCGCTTTGGTCGGAACAATTCTGTATCGGCAAAATTATTTGATGATGGACTTGCTGGCTATCTTCACGATTGGCGAACGGGCGAAAAATATTTTTGGTTTGCTAATCAAAACGACTCTTCATCTGCTGATTATGCAAAAAGAAAGGCTCAGTCTGAGGCTCTAAAAAAAGCCCATGACGCCAAACGAAAACTTGCCTATGTTCAGGCTTCAAAGCGGGCAGAGGAACTGTTTAGCAAGGCTTCTGAGGCTTCTGCTAGCCATCCTTACTTGATAAGGAAGCAAGTTGGAGCATACGGAATAAGAGCCATTGAAGACAGTCTCTTAATCCCTGTTTACTCAGTGCTGGGCGACATTCAAACAATCCAATTCATAGATACCGAGGGAAATAAGAAATTTCTCAAAGGCGGTCAAATGCAAGCGGGATGCCACTTCATTGGTGAGATTCGTGAAGGTAAGCCAATTTATGTTGCTGAGGGATATGCAACCGCCGCTTCTGTTTATGAAGATACGCAGTGTTTAACGATTGTTGCTTTCAATGCTGGAAATTTAATTAATGTTGCCAGCGCATTGCGAGAGCAACTACCTAATGTCCAGATTGTGATTGCTGGCGATGCTGATTCTGTGGGCAAGGCTTATGCAGAGAAAGCATCAGCGGCAGTAAACGGCTTAATTCTCATTCCTGATTTTGGTCAAAACACAGAAGGCTATACCGATTGGAATGATTACTTCACCAAGGGGGCAAGAGCATGA